One region of Oncorhynchus nerka isolate Pitt River linkage group LG22, Oner_Uvic_2.0, whole genome shotgun sequence genomic DNA includes:
- the LOC115105674 gene encoding myelin protein zero-like protein 2 isoform X1: protein MYRTWQQFLALMGLFAVPGVLRVVGMEIFTSKEVEALNGTEVRLKCTFKSKHPVSHSSVAVSWNFRPLNQGAEESVFYYQEMAYPPTEGRFKGHAVWSGDILRQDASISLHEVPFTFNGTYTCQVRNLPDVHGINGEVTLRVVHKVSISDIGILAAAIGGSIAIVLVLLGLFMVFKYRNRHANTDMELQGRKLQETRELQERELQARVLQERELQANILQEKKLKASEKERKDPTVW, encoded by the exons GTGTGCTGCGAGTCGTTGGGATGGAGATTTTCACATCCAAGGAGGTGGAGGCGTTGAACGGGACAGAAGTGAGATTGAAGTGCACCTTTAAGTCCAAACACCCAGTGTCCCACTCCTCTGTGGCTGTCTCCTGGAACTTCCGTCCCCTGAACCAGGGAGCTGAGGAGTCG gtgttttACTACCAGGAGATGGCATACCCCCCTACAGAGGGGCGGTTTAAGGGCCATGCAGTGTGGTCAGGGGACATCCTGAGACAGGACGCCTCCATCAGTCTGCATGAAGTCCCCTTCACCTTCAACGGGACCTACACCTGCCAGGTCCGCAACCTGCCCGACGTCCACGGCATCAATGGAGAGGTCACCCTCAGGGTTGTCCAcaaag TCTCCATCTCTGATATAGGCATCCTGGCTGCAGCCATCGGGGGATCCATCGCCATCGTCCTGGTGCTGCTGGGTCTCTTCATGGTGTTCAAGTACCGCAACCGCCATGCCAACACAGACATGGAGCTGCAGGGGAGGAAACTGCAGGAAACCAGAGAGCTGCAGGAGAGAGAGCTACAGGCCAGGGTTCTACAGGAGAGAGAGTTGCAGGCCAACATCCTACAGGAGAAAAAGCTGAAGGCCAGTGAGAAGGAGCGTAAGGACCCTACAGTGTGGtga
- the LOC115105674 gene encoding myelin protein zero-like protein 2 isoform X2 — translation MEIFTSKEVEALNGTEVRLKCTFKSKHPVSHSSVAVSWNFRPLNQGAEESVFYYQEMAYPPTEGRFKGHAVWSGDILRQDASISLHEVPFTFNGTYTCQVRNLPDVHGINGEVTLRVVHKVSISDIGILAAAIGGSIAIVLVLLGLFMVFKYRNRHANTDMELQGRKLQETRELQERELQARVLQERELQANILQEKKLKASEKERKDPTVW, via the exons ATGGAGATTTTCACATCCAAGGAGGTGGAGGCGTTGAACGGGACAGAAGTGAGATTGAAGTGCACCTTTAAGTCCAAACACCCAGTGTCCCACTCCTCTGTGGCTGTCTCCTGGAACTTCCGTCCCCTGAACCAGGGAGCTGAGGAGTCG gtgttttACTACCAGGAGATGGCATACCCCCCTACAGAGGGGCGGTTTAAGGGCCATGCAGTGTGGTCAGGGGACATCCTGAGACAGGACGCCTCCATCAGTCTGCATGAAGTCCCCTTCACCTTCAACGGGACCTACACCTGCCAGGTCCGCAACCTGCCCGACGTCCACGGCATCAATGGAGAGGTCACCCTCAGGGTTGTCCAcaaag TCTCCATCTCTGATATAGGCATCCTGGCTGCAGCCATCGGGGGATCCATCGCCATCGTCCTGGTGCTGCTGGGTCTCTTCATGGTGTTCAAGTACCGCAACCGCCATGCCAACACAGACATGGAGCTGCAGGGGAGGAAACTGCAGGAAACCAGAGAGCTGCAGGAGAGAGAGCTACAGGCCAGGGTTCTACAGGAGAGAGAGTTGCAGGCCAACATCCTACAGGAGAAAAAGCTGAAGGCCAGTGAGAAGGAGCGTAAGGACCCTACAGTGTGGtga